In the genome of Siniperca chuatsi isolate FFG_IHB_CAS linkage group LG17, ASM2008510v1, whole genome shotgun sequence, one region contains:
- the maneal gene encoding glycoprotein endo-alpha-1,2-mannosidase-like protein isoform X1, which translates to MEHKAPRTATMTRLRRKALVALFLFTLFIFGAMMGLRTLKPSDGFSDLAPGMDFIGERSDRRRLDVKDVVVSPGQFHMGSSDTKVVFTKSDRDYSIFYDVHIFYYLWYGSPSTDRKYIHWDHVLVPHWDPKIAASHAQGRHTPPEDIASSFYPELGPYSSRDPAVLDSHMAQIEAAAAGVLVLSWYPPGVADDHGEPTEDLVPAVMDAAHRHSIKVAFHIQPYKGRTDQSMHDNIRYIIDKYGKHGAFYRFRSSTGQVLPLFYVYDSYLTPPESWAELLTTKGSHSIRGTPYDGVFVALIVEERHKHDIQASGFDGIYTYFASNGFSFGSSHQNWKAIKAFCDANNLLFIPSVGPGYVDTAVRPWNNHNTRNRVNGRYYETSLQAALSVRPEIVTITSFNQWHEGTQIEKAVPKKTVTRLYLDYQPNQPDHYLELTRQWAENFNKEKDKWLM; encoded by the exons ATGGAGCACAAAG caccacggacagcgaCAATGACTCGGCTCCGCAGGAAAGCTCTGGTGGCACTTTTCCTCTTCACGCTCTTCATTTTCGGGGCCATGATGGGGCTCAGGACGCTGAAACCCAGCGACGGCTTCTCGGACCTGGCCCCCGGCATGGACTTCATCGGGGAGAGATCCGACAGGAGGCGGCTGGATGTGAAAGACGTGGTGGTGTCGCCGGGCCAGTTCCACATGGGCAGCAGCGACACTAAGGTGGTTTTTACCAAATCGGACCGAGATTACAGCATCTTCTATGATGTTCACATCTTCTACTACCTGTGGTACGGCTCTCCCAGCACGGACAGAAAGTACATTCACTGGGATCATGTGCTGGTGCCACACTGGGACCCCAAGATTGCAGCCAGCCATGCCCAAGGAAGGCACACACCTCCGGAAGATATTGCCTCAAGTTTTTACCCTGAGCTGGGACCCTATAGCTCCAGGGACCCAGCGGTGCTGGACTCACACATGGCCCAGATAGAGGCGGCGGCAGCAG GGGTGCTGGTGTTGTCCTGGTATCCTCCCGGGGTGGCAGACGACCACGGGGAGCCCACCGAGGACCTGGTTCCTGCTGTCATGGATGCAGCCCACAGGCACAGCATCAAG GTGGCCTTTCACATACAGCCATACAAAGGACGGACGGACCAGAGCATGCATGACAACATCAGATATATTATTGACAA GTATGGAAAGCATGGCGCCTTCTACAGATTCAGGTCCAGCACAGGGCAAGTCCTGCCTCTGTTTTATGTCTATGACTCCTACCTGACGCCACCAGAATCCTGGGCAGAGCTTCTGACAACTAAAGGCTCCCACAGCATCAGAGGCACGCCTTATGACGGCGTTTTCGTTGCCCTCATTGTTGAAGAGCGCCACAAACATGACATCCAAGCTAGCGGCTTTGATGGCATTTATACCTATTTTGCCTCCAACGGCTTCTCCTTTGGCTCATCCCACCAGAACTGGAAAGCCATCAAGGCCTTCTGCGATGCAAACAATCTGCTATTTATTCCCAGTGTTGGTCCAGGGTACGTGGACACAGCTGTTCGTCCATGGAACAATCATAACACCAGGAACCGGGTTAATGGACGTTACTATGAGACATCCTTGCAGGCAGCTTTATCTGTCAGACCAGAAATTGTCACCATTACGTCCTTTAACCAATGGCACGAAGGCACGCAGATAGAGAAGGCTGTACCCAAGAAAACAGTGACCCGTTTGTACCTAGATTACCAACCCAACCAACCAGACCACTACTTAGAGCTTACGCGCCAGTGGGCCGAGAACTTCAACAAGGAGAAGGACAAGTGGCTGATGTGA
- the maneal gene encoding glycoprotein endo-alpha-1,2-mannosidase-like protein isoform X2, giving the protein MTRLRRKALVALFLFTLFIFGAMMGLRTLKPSDGFSDLAPGMDFIGERSDRRRLDVKDVVVSPGQFHMGSSDTKVVFTKSDRDYSIFYDVHIFYYLWYGSPSTDRKYIHWDHVLVPHWDPKIAASHAQGRHTPPEDIASSFYPELGPYSSRDPAVLDSHMAQIEAAAAGVLVLSWYPPGVADDHGEPTEDLVPAVMDAAHRHSIKVAFHIQPYKGRTDQSMHDNIRYIIDKYGKHGAFYRFRSSTGQVLPLFYVYDSYLTPPESWAELLTTKGSHSIRGTPYDGVFVALIVEERHKHDIQASGFDGIYTYFASNGFSFGSSHQNWKAIKAFCDANNLLFIPSVGPGYVDTAVRPWNNHNTRNRVNGRYYETSLQAALSVRPEIVTITSFNQWHEGTQIEKAVPKKTVTRLYLDYQPNQPDHYLELTRQWAENFNKEKDKWLM; this is encoded by the exons ATGACTCGGCTCCGCAGGAAAGCTCTGGTGGCACTTTTCCTCTTCACGCTCTTCATTTTCGGGGCCATGATGGGGCTCAGGACGCTGAAACCCAGCGACGGCTTCTCGGACCTGGCCCCCGGCATGGACTTCATCGGGGAGAGATCCGACAGGAGGCGGCTGGATGTGAAAGACGTGGTGGTGTCGCCGGGCCAGTTCCACATGGGCAGCAGCGACACTAAGGTGGTTTTTACCAAATCGGACCGAGATTACAGCATCTTCTATGATGTTCACATCTTCTACTACCTGTGGTACGGCTCTCCCAGCACGGACAGAAAGTACATTCACTGGGATCATGTGCTGGTGCCACACTGGGACCCCAAGATTGCAGCCAGCCATGCCCAAGGAAGGCACACACCTCCGGAAGATATTGCCTCAAGTTTTTACCCTGAGCTGGGACCCTATAGCTCCAGGGACCCAGCGGTGCTGGACTCACACATGGCCCAGATAGAGGCGGCGGCAGCAG GGGTGCTGGTGTTGTCCTGGTATCCTCCCGGGGTGGCAGACGACCACGGGGAGCCCACCGAGGACCTGGTTCCTGCTGTCATGGATGCAGCCCACAGGCACAGCATCAAG GTGGCCTTTCACATACAGCCATACAAAGGACGGACGGACCAGAGCATGCATGACAACATCAGATATATTATTGACAA GTATGGAAAGCATGGCGCCTTCTACAGATTCAGGTCCAGCACAGGGCAAGTCCTGCCTCTGTTTTATGTCTATGACTCCTACCTGACGCCACCAGAATCCTGGGCAGAGCTTCTGACAACTAAAGGCTCCCACAGCATCAGAGGCACGCCTTATGACGGCGTTTTCGTTGCCCTCATTGTTGAAGAGCGCCACAAACATGACATCCAAGCTAGCGGCTTTGATGGCATTTATACCTATTTTGCCTCCAACGGCTTCTCCTTTGGCTCATCCCACCAGAACTGGAAAGCCATCAAGGCCTTCTGCGATGCAAACAATCTGCTATTTATTCCCAGTGTTGGTCCAGGGTACGTGGACACAGCTGTTCGTCCATGGAACAATCATAACACCAGGAACCGGGTTAATGGACGTTACTATGAGACATCCTTGCAGGCAGCTTTATCTGTCAGACCAGAAATTGTCACCATTACGTCCTTTAACCAATGGCACGAAGGCACGCAGATAGAGAAGGCTGTACCCAAGAAAACAGTGACCCGTTTGTACCTAGATTACCAACCCAACCAACCAGACCACTACTTAGAGCTTACGCGCCAGTGGGCCGAGAACTTCAACAAGGAGAAGGACAAGTGGCTGATGTGA